GATAATCTGTGACTGATAACTGAGGAGAGGAGAttttctgagggttttttgtGCTCCCTGTCAGAGCCCTCAGTGCTTGAACAATGATCCTTAACAACCCCCAGCCATGTTCAATGGGCAGCTGCTCTTTGACAGACCCATGCACGTCAAAATGGTGAGGACACCCCCATTCCCACTGACTGGCAATGCCCTCCTCATCTGGGGGGAATTTGTGGTTCCCAGGATAGATCAAAATCCAGAGGGGGAAATGTGTGATTTGCCCGTTGCCTGCTGAATTGATGTAATCTGGGAATGTTAATTCAGATTATTTTGCTAAAAGACAAATCAAAACTACAGTCAAGACTGCTTTAACTGAAATTCCTGTATTTTAATTCCAAGTTTAAAGAACCAGGAAATAATTTCCTGATTTCCTTGCCAGCTTTAACGTGTTGAATTCCTTTTAGGATGAACGAGCCTTCCCCAAGGGAGATTTCTTCCCTCCAGAGCGACCCCAACAACTCCCTCGTAAGTGTCCCCTGCATGATTCAACatcttctgctttttatttggCTGTTCAGCACCTGGGAGCCAGTCCCAGCCCCAGTAAAACTCTGGTTCACACTGGAAAACTGGGATCCAAATTCCTGAATCATTTCAGAAAGGGGAATAGTGAAGAAGAGCTGCTCAGTGATTTTTTGGATACTTCTTTCAGCTCATGGCCAGAAGCTTGTCTTAAAACATTCACCTTCTCAAGGCTTCCAGAGCTCTCCATTGCAATTCCAGGATCCCAGAGCCTTCCATTAATAGTGGGATTTAATGGAAATGCAGTGAATCAGCACCTCCTTCTGTGGGATGGTGCTCTGGGAATGGAATGTTCTCCCTTAAATTGGAAGGGCTGAATTCAGGACTTGAGAGCTTTCCAGGCCTTCACATTTCCAAAGGAGATCTTATCAATGTATTAAATATGGAAAGAAGAGGGGAACCAGGCTCTTCTTGGAGGTGCAGGATGCAGAAAGCATCGAGCAAAACCCAGGAGATGAAAATTCAGAATAATTGGCTGCCCCAAGCTGCTCCTTCCAACTTGGAATTTGAATGAACTAAAAGATCAAGTCTAAAGCAGCAGTGGAAATCCACAGGCTCCACGTGGATGTAAGGAGACATTCCTGGGAGGGTGACtgggttgctcagagctcctgaggagtctccatccctggcagtaCCCAAAGCTGTGGATGTGATCTGGGCTGAGCTGAGGCCCCTCCCAACCTTGGCCATGCTGGGATGAGATACTGGAATGCTGAAGAGAAGAGTTGGGACTGGAAGAGCTGGAGGCTGAGTTGGTTCAAACACAGCTAAATTGGGGCTGTTGGTGGAATTTGAACTggcctgagcagcctgggctgtgcaagggcaggggctgggagtggatgagctttaaggtcccttccaacccaaaccagtctggcattctgggattctctgaattCACACAGATGCTGTTTTCTTCCTGGGAACCAGGCCTGTGGTGTGCTGCTAAATTGCCCATTATTAATGATCATTAATTAGTCCCTCCCTAGTTCAGCTCTCAGTGCCTGTCAAGGCCCTCCTCAGCAGCAGTGTCACTGTAAGGATGTTCCTCTCTCCAGAACAAACTCACTGGGTTCCAGTTCCATGACCTTGGTGTAAAAGTCCCTAAATCCCTCTGGAAGCCTGGATTTTGGCCTTTGCTGGGGCGGGGAAGGGGGACCTTGTGCTGTTTTAAAACAAGATTCAACACTCCTGTGTTCAGTGCCGAGCTGGAAACGAGGgaatcctgcaggcagaggaTGCCATGAGCTGCTGTTTGTGCCAAGCAGAGAGCTTTCTTCCTGCTTCAGGAGAAACAAAAAAgggcttttccttctttctttggGCTGGGGAATCCTTGAGGCAGATTGGGCTCCACGCCTGTTGTGTTTGCTCAGAGAGAGGCTGGCTGTGTGCTCCAATTCCATCGGTGGCTGTCAGTGATCCATGGGTGCCTCAGTtctcccctggcagggctggaggtgagAACTGTGCCCAGCTTTAGGGGATCTTCTCCCCAGTTGCCCACTCCACCCTCCTCACACGAGGGCTTTGCCCATATGAAGCAGTGTTCTAGCCAGTTATTTTTCAGGAGTCAGCTCCAAACCAAGTTTTCTCAGCAGTAAGAtggaaatttaaatataaaaccaaATAATTGGAGATAGTTTTTAGCCTATTTCAAGACACATCTACTCTTGAGTTATTCCACACTTCCCTGCTTTCAGTACACACCCCACAGGGGGGACACAGCAAGCTTTTTTTGGAGAATGAAAGTCAATTACTTAAGAAATAAAACTTGCTGTTTTGTCAAACTATGGACAGAAGGCTTTTTTGATATCTGAATATTTTCTTCAGATGGTCTTGGTGGTATTGGCATGGGATTAGGACCTGGAGGTCAACCTATTGATGCAAATCATATAAACAAAGGCATGGGAATGGGCAACATGAGACCTGGAGGTAAGAAGATTACTCCTATGCTTTTGTTTCATGAGAGCTTTAAGCTGTGTAGAAGGTAGATAGCTTTGTTTGCCTCCCCAAAAAGTTGGTAGCTTCTTAGGAATGTTAAAGCCAAGTGAGTTTTTTTGTTCAGCTTGATAATGGAAACTTGAATTTAACCAACtgctccatttttatttttttttttcactgtggtCAAGACACAGCTCTCATTTTCTGACTCTTGAGCATGAGCAGCAGACACTGCAAAGATCCATGAAACTCCAAACCATCTCTCACTTTTAACACCTCTAGTGGGCTTGCAAATCTTTGGTGAGGATCTCTTGAAATAGCACAAGTTTCAAAGAGCCACCTAAAAAGTAGCACACACTCAGCTTTCCATGTCGAAATGCCAGtgggtttttcccctttgctgcTTGATTTTCTGAGCAGGAATGTTGAAATCTCCTCAGACTTACCCCATGTAAGCTCTTCAGCCCAAGCCACGGATGTGTTGTGTGGTTTGAGTTCTGCAGCCTTTGGCTGGAATTTTTTGGGTGACACTTGCTATATAAagctttctcttttattttgaggaatgggaatggaaggCATGGGCTTTGGAATGAATAAAATGGGAGGTAAGCTGTTGGTTCTTGATCTGTTCATAGCTTTGTGCAAGTCCTGCAgactgagctctgtgtgtgtggcaggAATTGGTGTGTGGGGAATCATCACCAGTTTGGCAAGAATTGGGTCCTTTTTGGGCATTCCAACTGCTGCAGGTGTGTGGGGAGGGTGGGTACATCCCATAAAACATGGCCTGTGCTTCCTTGGCTCGGGAGATCTGAAagtgccatccctgggggtTGGAACTGCATCCCCAATATCCCAACCCCTCTGTGTTTCCATGGTTTTTATAACACCGTGCCCAAATCCTGACCCTTTTTGGGAACTGGTGCTAGGGAGCTGTGTGGGAatgctgtgtggcagcagctgctggctgtgcagtgTGGAATGCCCTGCTGAAGAAGCCCAAATGTGTTTTTCAGGAATGGAAGGTCCCTTTGGTGGCATGGAGAACATCGGCCGCTTCCCCGCCGGGATGAACATGGGCAGGATGAGCGGTAGGCACTGGCTCGGTGtgtcctgctgccttctctggcAGATCCCTCTTGCCAAATCCTCTTCTCAGTTTTATGGGAAAAACTTGGGGCTTTTCTAGTTGTATCCCTAAGTTCCTCGTGGTTTCTGAGCTGCACAAACCCAGTGATTTATTGATGGAACCTTGTGGGGctatttcagaaatattctgGCTCTCTCCCATCTGTTTGGGGTAAATCCTGCTTTTCCTTGGGGCTTTGGGCTCCTGAAGCCATGACAGAATGATCAGGAGAAAATCACAAAAACCTTCCTGTGCTCTGAATCTTCAGGATGATTCCTGTGATAAAATGTTCTCTCAGGAGTCATAAAACCCCCTGCAAACTTCTCCACTTCCTCTTTGCAGAGATGGATCGAGCCATGGGAGGGGGATTTGAGAGGGAGTTTGGAAGAAATGAGATGGGAATGTCCCGGAgttttggagagcccctggagagGGGAATAGGTGAGTGCAGTGTGTGAAATCCATTTCCTGCCTGATTTTCATCCCTGAACTGCTCACAAAAATTATGGGGGTGTTACAGataaaaaaagcagattttagaTTAGCTGTAGGAATTTGCTGTCTGGCTTTTAAATACTGTTGGGAAGTTGTTCATTTTTGTCAGTGAAAACAAAATCctgtttctcctgctgcctgtgtcGCTTTTAACTTCCAAGCATGTTCCCTGGAAATATTGGGCAATCTCAGTAATGAAagtgcagaatttcaggagcaaAGCTGAACCCAAACATTTCTGAGCGGGCAGAGCTCCTCCATCAACTTCCAGATTTAATTTGGTTTAACGACCAAATCACAACATTTCAGAATCAAGGGAAcaattccctgtgtcctgtccctccatcccttgtccccagtccctctccagctctcctggagcaccttcaggctctgagctctccctggagcctttccctgctccaggtgagcacccccagctctcccagagctccagaggggctccagccctgggagcagctccggggtctcctctggactctctccCAGCACCTCCACGTCCTTATTTTGGcgtcccagggctggggcagctccagagtctcctctggactctctccCAGCACCTCCACATCCTTATTTGgggtcccagggctggggcagctctgcaggggggTCTGACCTGTCCCTCTGGGTTTCCCTCACCCTGCAGACGCAGAGCCCTGGCCTGGGGGAGCTCTGAGCACTGGGAATTGATCCCAGCAGAGCGAGCAGCCCTCAGGACTCTGCACGCCCACCCTGCTGACGCTGTCTGTGCTGTGTTGCAGGTGGTGGCAACGCCAGCATCCCCGGCATCGAGAGGATGGCGCCTGGCATCGAGCGCATGGGCTCGGGCATCGAGCGGCTCCCGGCGGGGATGGGGCACGGCATGGAGCGGGTGGGCTCGGACAtagacaggatggggctggtgCTGGACCGCATGGGCTCCAACGTGGAGCGCATGGGCTCGGGCATGGAGCGCATGGCCCCGCTGGGCATCGACCACCTGGCGCCCAACCTGGAGCGCATGGGGCCAGGCATGGAGCGCATGGGGCCGGGCATGGAGCGCATGGGCTCCGGCATCGGCTTCGGCATCGAGCGCATGGGCGCCGCCATCGAGCGCGTGGGCGGCGCCATGGACAGGATGGGCTCGGGCGTGGAGCGCATGGGGGCGGGCATGGATAGGATGGGCATCGGCCTGGAGCGCATGGTGCCCGCCGGCATGGGCGCGGGCATGGGGCAGGTGATAGAGAGGATGCCCGCGGGGCTGGAGCGCATCGGGGGCCCGCCCATGGACAGGATCGGGATAGAGAGGATGGGAGCCGCCCCCATGGACAGGATGGGCCTGGAGCGCATCGGGGCCGCCAACATGGAGAGGATGGGGCCGCCCATGGGGCAGGGCATGGGGGCGGGCATGGAGCGCATGGGGCTGCCCATGGGCGGCAACTTCGAGCGGCCCATGGACATGGAGCGGGGCAACTTCGCAGGGAATTTTGCAGGGTCCCTGGGAGGAGCCGGAGGCCCTGCGCCCGGCGTGGCCCGGAAAGCCTGTCAGATATTTGTGAGAAATGTGAGTGCCCCTTCTTCTCATTTTTGTGCTGCCCCCTTCTCCCGCTCCTGGCCTTTCCCacccctcccttcccacccatTGTCACTGACGTGTTGATCTCATCCATGCTCAGTTTCCAGTCCCAGTGTCTGATACTGGACGCTGCCACTCTTTGGGGACAGCTGGAGCCATTTCCTTACCAGgagagctcctggctgctcaTGGTTTTACAGCAGTGGCTGTCCTGGGATAGATTCTGGTTTTGGGGAGATGGGGGTGCCTGCAGGTCATTCAGCAGAGCCTCAGTAATGGTTTATTCCTCTCTTCCCACAGCTGCCTTTTGATTTTACATGGAAAATGCTGAAAGATAAATTCAATGAATGTGGTGAGTTATTTTCCTCACTGTGAGGAATTAACATGAATAacctcccagagctctgagtgccagggctaGGGTGGGGAGCAGTCCTTGGGGCAGGGAATTGGGGACTGGATGGAGAGTGCCAAAGCCGAGGTGGGGAGGTGGAGAATTGGGATTGGATGGAGAGTGGCAAAGCCGAGGTGGGGAGCAGTCCTTGGGGTAGGGAATCGGGATTGGATGGAGAGTGGATGGAGGATGGCAAAGCCAGGGTTGGGAGCAGTCCTTGGGGTGGGGAATTGGGATTGGATGGAGAGTGGATGGAGGATGGCAAAGCCAGGGTTGGGAGCAGTCCTTGGGGTGGGGAATTGGGATTGGATGGAGGGTGGCAAAGCCAGGGTTGGGAGCAGTCCTTGGGGCAGGGAATTGGGATTGGATGGAGAGTGGATGGAGGATGGCAAAGCCAGGGTTGGGAGCAGTCCTTGGGGTGGGGAATTGGGATTGGATGGAGGGTGGCAAAGCCAGGGTTGGGAGCAGTCCCTggggtggggagcaggggctgggtggggagTGCCTGACCGTGCTGTGCCCGCAGGCCACGTGCTCTATGCTGACATCAAGATGGAGAACGGCAAGTCCAAGGGCTGCGGCGTGGTGCGCTTCGAGTCGCCCGAGGTGGCGGAGCGCGCGTGCCGCATGATGAACGGGCTGCAGCTGCGCGGCCGCGAGATCGACGTGCGGATCGACCGCAACGCCTAGGCGccgtgcagggctgtgctgcaccgctgcagggctgcaccgCTGCAGGGCCGTGCTGCaatgctgcagggctgcaccgctgcagggctgtgctgtacctctgcagggctgcaccgCTGCAGGGCCCGCGCCTCCGCCCTGCACCGCTGCAGCACCACACCTCTacagggctgccctgcacctctgcagggctgcaacctctgctctgcacctctgcagggctgcagctctgccccgcgcctcctccttctctctgACTGGATGTAAAGCTGTTCAGCCTGACCCGGTTGCTTTCTGGAGTAATTTTAAGTCCTTTTTTTAACCGAGGGAGCCCCGTTTTACTGGTTTTTTGCATTGGAACTGCCATGTGCACAATCTTTTTTTGTAGTTGTGGCATTTCGTTGACCTGACAGATGTAAACAGTCTGACTTTGATAATAAATGCCAGTTCAGTATTTCAGTCGCAGCATCCTTTACTCTGCTTAAAatccctgccagctcagctAGGTAAACTCCAGTTTGTCAGAAAAAATTCAGTGTTCCTCTTGACTTCTGACAGAATCTCTTTAAGATGTACCCAAGGGTGCAGGATCTTCCCTCTTCTCTATCCCACCTAATCCACGGGCTGTCCCAGCTCAAAGATTTTCTCTAGTGGCAATGTTGGTTTAAAAATAATCTCCTCTGCGTGGTGTCGGTGCCAGTGGAAAGGTTTGAACTGAAAATGGGGTTAAAAACCTCTTTATTctctcctggagcagaggcaggtAAGGGGCAAacacctgctgcagctgcaaggGCGGGGGAGAATTCCCCTTTTGCTGCAGGAAACGCTTTGAACACAAATGGATCGGGTGTGGGGGTCCCGGTGGGGCAGGGGACGGTCGGGACAACCTCGAATGGGGCCGGGGAGGATACGGGACAGCCCCGGTGGGGCCGGGGAAGGATCGGGGTCAGCCCCGGTGGGGCCGGGGAGGATACGGGACAGCCCCCGGTGGGTCCGGAGCAGCCCCGGTGGGTCCGGAGCAGCCCCGGTAGAGCCGGGGGAGGATCGGGGTCAGCCCCGGTGGGGCCGGGGAGGGTACGGGACAGCCCCGGTGGCTCCGGAGCAGCCCCGGTCCCCCCTCCCGGTCCCGCCGTTCGCGGCCACGTGGCGCGGGCGGCGCGCGGCAGTGACGTCacggcgcggcggcggcgcgcggAGGTCACGGGGCGCGCGGGGCGATGGCGGCGGCCGGAGGGTGCCGGGTGAGCGCGGGGGCACCGGCCCGGAGCGGGCGCGACGGGACCCCGGGgcctgcccggcccggcgggcACAGCgagcggcgcggcggggccggcccggaGCCGCCGATCCCTCCCCGCCCGCCGGGCCCCGGTGCTGGCGGCCGCCGGTGCGGACACCCGGGCCGGCGGGGCTCCGGTTCCGCGCTCGGTGCTCCCGCCAGGCCCGGCGGGACGGAGCCTCCAGCGGCTCCGTGACCCCGAGATTGGAGGGGTCgaggctcctgcagcccaaCCATTCCGGGATCCCGCGGTTCCCGAGCCCGGAGCTGCTCCCGGGGCCTCTCCCGGGGTTCCCGAGCCCGGAGCTGTTACCGGGGCTCCATGGGGGCGGTTTTACCGTGAGCTGCCCCCGGAGCTCACTGGCCGGGATGAGCCCGGTGTGCCCGGAGCCTCGGGGTCTCCGCTCCGTTCGTGCCTCTGCTCGGGATCGCTGTCCCGTtccgccgctcccgcccccgGTGCTGCTCGGGAGCCAGCTCAGATTTTTATGGGATTTCCGTGGTtgtgccctgagctcagccctgacCCCTTCCAGAGCTGGATCTGCGGGTTTGACCTCGGCAAGGGCAGCAGAACCATCCTGGGGTTGTTCTGGGACCctccagagctgggaaaagTTGGTTTTGGAGGAGTTTTCCCATAAAAACCCCTCAGTGCTTCTCACGTTTCACCTCCAGGTGGATTTGTGCCTGggtgctgggagccctgggtgctgccctgagctcccccTGTGCTGTTTTCCTTGCAGAAATGTCTCCTCAGCgggccctggctgctctcccgGCGTTatcccatccctgccttccccaggagcGCCCTGGTCAGGatcagcagccctgccctgggcaccccccAGGTTGGTCCCCCCTGAATTTATTCCATTTGCACCCCAGGGTGTGTTCCCAGCAGAGTCCTCAGCCTGATGTGGCTCTGCCAGTTCCAAGCTGggaatttccatttttaaaatggaacTCAAGGAATTTTTGGGGACCAGTTCCAGGCTGGGAATCTCCACTTTTTAAATGGAACTAAGGGAATTTTTGGGTCCAGTTCCAGGCTGGGAATCTCCACTTTTTAAATGGAACTAAGGGAATTTTTGGGTCCAGTTCCAGGCTGGGAATCTCCACTTTTTAAATGGAACTAAGAGAATTTTTGGGTCCAGTTCCAGGCTGGGAGTTCCCACTTTTTAAATGGAACCCAAGGAATTTTTGGGGCAGCTGAGGTTGGACAGGGCGTGGAGCCCCCTGGggtagtgggaggtgtccctgcccgtggctgggtgggatttaagatCCTTTCAATCCAATCCATGCTGAGATTCCATGAAATCCATTGGCCATGTGGCTCTTTTGAAggatcagctgctgcttttccaggcaTCTCCATGTTTCCACACATTCTAAAAGTGATCCAGTGATCCTCAAGCCCAAAACTTGTGATTTTTCGGTCCTGTCTGCTCTAATTCCATGGGATTCTCCAACATGGGATGGTTTTCTCCAGTCCAGATGCTACTCCTcgggaggaaggaagggattCATCTCAGGTTTTGTGGAGAACATCAAACAGGAGTTAGCCAAAAACAAAGAGATGAAGGAAAGCATCAAAAAATTCCGCGATGAAGCAAAAAAGCTGGAGGAGTCGGATGCTCTGCGGGAA
The Melospiza georgiana isolate bMelGeo1 chromosome 26, bMelGeo1.pri, whole genome shotgun sequence genome window above contains:
- the HNRNPM gene encoding heterogeneous nuclear ribonucleoprotein M isoform X1, with amino-acid sequence MEESMKKAAEVLNKHSLGGRPLKVKEDPDGEHARRAMQKVMAAGGMGIGPGPGGPGMINIPPSILNNPNIPNEIIHALQAGRLGSTVFVANLDYKVGWKKLKEVFSMAGVVVRADILEDKDGKSRGIGTVTFEQAIEAVQAISMFNGQLLFDRPMHVKMDERAFPKGDFFPPERPQQLPRMGMEGMGFGMNKMGGMEGPFGGMENIGRFPAGMNMGRMSEMDRAMGGGFEREFGRNEMGMSRSFGEPLERGIGGGNASIPGIERMAPGIERMGSGIERLPAGMGHGMERVGSDIDRMGLVLDRMGSNVERMGSGMERMAPLGIDHLAPNLERMGPGMERMGPGMERMGSGIGFGIERMGAAIERVGGAMDRMGSGVERMGAGMDRMGIGLERMVPAGMGAGMGQVIERMPAGLERIGGPPMDRIGIERMGAAPMDRMGLERIGAANMERMGPPMGQGMGAGMERMGLPMGGNFERPMDMERGNFAGNFAGSLGGAGGPAPGVARKACQIFVRNLPFDFTWKMLKDKFNECGHVLYADIKMENGKSKGCGVVRFESPEVAERACRMMNGLQLRGREIDVRIDRNA
- the HNRNPM gene encoding heterogeneous nuclear ribonucleoprotein M isoform X2, giving the protein MEESMKKAAEVLNKHSLGGRPLKVKEDPDGEHARRAMQKVMAAGGMGIGPGPGGPGMINIPPSILNNPNIPNEIIHALQAGRLGSTVFVANLDYKVGWKKLKEVFSMAGVVVRADILEDKDGKSRGIGTVTFEQAIEAVQAISMFNGQLLFDRPMHVKMDERAFPKGDFFPPERPQQLPHGLGGIGMGLGPGGQPIDANHINKGMGMGNMRPGGMGMEGMGFGMNKMGGMEGPFGGMENIGRFPAGMNMGRMSEMDRAMGGGFEREFGRNEMGMSRSFGEPLERGIGGGNASIPGIERMAPGIERMGSGIERLPAGMGHGMERVGSDIDRMGLVLDRMGSNVERMGSGMERMAPLGIDHLAPNLERMGPGMERMGPGMERMGSGIGFGIERMGAAIERVGGAMDRMGSGVERMGAGMDRMGIGLERMVPAGMGAGMGQVIERMPAGLERIGGPPMDRIGIERMGAAPMDRMGLERIGAANMERMGPPMGQGMGAGMERMGLPMGGNFERPMDMERGNFAGNFAGSLGGAGGPAPGVARKACQIFVRNLPFDFTWKMLKDKFNECGHVLYADIKMENGKSKGCGVVRFESPEVAERACRMMNGLQLRGREIDVRIDRNA